In Hermetia illucens chromosome 1, iHerIll2.2.curated.20191125, whole genome shotgun sequence, one genomic interval encodes:
- the LOC119661142 gene encoding probable H/ACA ribonucleoprotein complex subunit 1, with protein sequence MGFRGRGGGGGGGGGFRNRGGGGGGGGFRGGRGGGGRNFDQGPPDRVIPFGNFEYTCQDDLILKASIEDVPYFNAPIYLENKEQIGKIDEIFGTLRDYSVSVKLSDNMKASSLKKAQQLFIDPQKLLPLSRFLPKPPQPKGPKKKGPKGAGGQGGGRGGGGKFGRGGGGGRGFGGNRGGGGGGGGGGGGFKKFGGGGGGGRGGGGGFGGGRGGGGRGGGGGGGGRGRW encoded by the exons ATGGGTTTTAGAGGTAGAGGTGGTGGAGGAGGAGGTGGCGGTGGCTTCAGAAATCGAG GTGGTGGCGGCGGTGGCGGAGGATTCCGAGGCGGACGTGGCGGTGGAGGTCGTAATTTCGACCAAGGCCCTCCTGATAGAGTGATTCCCTTTGGAAACTTCGAATACACCTGCCAGGACGACCTTATCCTCAAAGCTAGCATCGAAGACGTGCCATACTTCAACGCTCCCATCTATCTGGAAAACAAGGAACAGATTGGAAAAATCGATGAAATTTTCGGCACATTGCGAGACTACTCCGTGTCAGTGAAGCTCAGCGATAACATGAAGGCGTCCAGCTTGAAGAAGGCCCAACAATTATTCATTGACCCCCAGAAATTGTTGCCGCTGTCGAGGTTTCTGCCTAAACCACCCCAGCCGAAAGGGCCCAAGAAAAAAGGACCTAAAGGAGCGGGAGGCCAAGGTGGCGGACGAGGAGGCGGTGGCAAATTCGGCCGAGGTGGCGGTGGAGGACGAGGATTTGGCGGAAATCGCGGTGGCGGCGGAGGAGGAGGCGGCGGCGGGGGAGGATTTAAAAAGTTCGGCGGCGGTGGTGGAGGAGGTCGTGGTGGTGGTGGCGGCTTCGGCGGAGGCAGGGGCGGAGGTGGTCGAGGAGGAGGAGGCGGTGGCGGAGGACGAGGACGCTGGTAG